A region from the Kazachstania africana CBS 2517 chromosome 11, complete genome genome encodes:
- the IST3 gene encoding U2 snRNP complex subunit IST3 (similar to Saccharomyces cerevisiae IST3 (YIR005W); ancestral locus Anc_7.159) — translation MNQIRSIKKISENELHNGILSSDLSWHNDYKDQAYVFIGGLNKDLTEGDILTIFSQYGVPVDIYLARDKYSGESKGFAFLKYEDQRSTVLAIDNLNGSKIAGRIIQVDHAFYEPRDDSKEYTDAVRKELEKDRVENDKELPKAVIRDSVDVFSD, via the coding sequence ATGAATCAAATAAGATCTATAAAGAAGATcagtgaaaatgaattgcATAATGGAATACTTTCCAGTGATTTGTCCTGGCACAATGATTATAAAGACCAGGCGTACGTATTCATCGGTGGATTAAATAAGGATTTGACTGAAGGTGATATTTTAACTATCTTTTCGCAGTATGGTGTACCTGTTGATATATATCTTGCTCGAGATAAGTATAGTGGAGAATCCAAAGGTTTTGCATTTTTAAAGTATGAGGATCAGAGGTCAACTGTTCTTgcaattgataatttgaatggATCAAAAATTGCTGGTCGGATTATTCAGGTGGACCATGCTTTTTACGAGCCAAGGGATGATAGTAAAGAATATACTGATGCTGTTAGGAAAGAGTTGGAAAAGGACCGTGTCGAGAACGACAAAGAGCTTCCAAAGGCCGTTATACGTGATAGTGTTGATGTTTTCAGTGATTAA
- the AIM21 gene encoding Aim21p (similar to Saccharomyces cerevisiae YIR003W; ancestral locus Anc_7.156) — protein MPSRRPIVKAKTTGSFENSNSQEPPKIPSQRPVRRTTTEIIEDNESDEDIIESYGTEDSKPSDVDDVPSIPRRPQRQGLLQESNDINKEEQSIAYINSIDSESSNKNEDTTSLKDVIPEQPAMPERPAKRETSEIFQHGSNMEKSEKKHTLSTTDVADEVQESPIIPERPMRKKSRETLSESGSSLNSPEHSDAIEAPQNVPEEDLTAPDSDVMTSEENYAVQKNESTSSNNSEEVERKRNDLQDESSPPLGETSVSMDPRDEEESRLIKNLEREGGQHTVKDQGNGILTEDQKVASLADLAAQQSTSLLSENQEQTALADLAAQKEIMGMALNDKLTIEPVETTISAKLSEPDISSPVELKDEKETSSSSSKEKKEESQTPTIPERPKKRAPPPVPKKPSSRIAAFHKLLERQQLQELNASKTSGGTEGEEKEDKSENVSEAVKTGKENSINSQRTEFARNLNGLFALPGMVPMDGALPKALGKNLSPPSENITSEEPVVTETSRNEVSDVRQRRARGPRGRKLPSSVSNVKKVVAENSTSSIEVFEVWTISNVRKAVAEQTREEATSAHSPFESEISEGYVVEEDGKEINTAQSEETKVTMVNGSPSETSSTEELEKTMSSDEENITEGVNHEEPSVTSISESVECRDENNQVEEAELEYETRAEKQMEEEILKDDQVLSDVE, from the coding sequence ATGCCCAGCAGAAGGCCCATTGTTAAAGCAAAGACTACCGGATCTTTCGAAAACAGTAACAGCCAGGAGCCCCCTAAAATCCCTTCACAGAGGCCTGTCAGACGTACAACTACCGAAataattgaagataatgaatctgatgaagatataaTTGAAAGTTATGGTACAGAAGACTCCAAACCAAGCGATGTTGATGATGTGCCCAGTATCCCAAGGAGGCCACAAAGACAGGGCCTCTTACAGGaatcaaatgatattaaCAAAGAAGAACAGTCAATTGCTTATATAAATTCCATAGATTCTGAGAGCTCGAACAAGAATGAGGATACCACTTCATTAAAAGATGTGATACCTGAGCAACCTGCTATGCCTGAAAGGCCAGCAAAGAGAGAAACATCAGAAATCTTTCAACATGGAtcaaatatggaaaaatCAGAGAAGAAACATACCTTATCCACGACAGATGTGGCAGACGAAGTGCAAGAGAGTCCTATTATTCCAGAAAGGCCaatgagaaagaaaagtagGGAGACACTTTCAGAATCTGGTTCATCACTAAATTCTCCAGAACACAGTGACGCTATAGAGGCTCCACAAAATGTCCCAGAAGAGGACCTTACTGCACCGGATTCTGATGTAATGACTTCAGAAGAAAACTATGCtgttcaaaaaaatgaaagcaCTTCGAGTAATAACTCTGAAGAGGTGGAGAGAAAACGTAATGATTTACAAGATGAAAGTAGTCCCCCACTTGGTGAAACCAGTGTTTCAATGGATCCACgtgatgaggaagaaagCCGTCTAATTAAAAATCTGGAAAGAGAGGGTGGCCAGCACACTGTGAAAGATCAAGGGAACGGAATACTAACAGAAGATCAAAAAGTAGCATCTCTGGCTGATTTAGCAGCGCAACAGAGCACGTCTCTTTTAAGCGAAAATCAAGAGCAAACAGCATTGGCAGATCTGGCCGCACAAAAGGAAATTATGGGCATGGCACtcaatgataaattaaCAATCGAACCTGTGGAAACTACCATATCTGCAAAACTATCAGAACCTGATATTTCTTCACCCGTTGAACTTAAAGATGAGAAGgaaacttcttcttcatccagcaaggaaaagaaggagGAGAGCCAAACGCCGACTATACCAGAGAGACCAAAAAAGCGTGCACCTCCCCCAGTTCCTAAAAAGCCATCATCCAGGATTGCTGCTTTCCATAAATTACTTGAGAGGCAGCAATTGCAAGAATTGAATGCTAGTAAAACTTCGGGGGGAACAGAAGGGGAAGAGAAAGAGGACAAATCAGAAAATGTTTCGGAAGCAGTCAAGACTGGAAAAGAGAACTCTATAAACTCACAAAGAACAGAATTTGCCAGGAATTTGAATGGCTTATTCGCCCTACCTGGTATGGTTCCAATGGATGGAGCTTTACCCAAGGCATTAGGTAAAAACTTGTCCCCACCTTCTGAGAACATTACGTCAGAGGAACCTGTAGTTACAGAGACATCAAGAAATGAGGTTTCTGATGTACGTCAGAGACGTGCTAGAGGACCTCGTGGTCGGAAACTGCCCTCCAGTGTTTCAAATGTGAAAAAAGTAGTTGCCGAAAATAGTACTTCATCTATTGAGGTTTTCGAAGTTTGGACGATATCAAATGTTAGAAAGGCCGTTGCAGAACAAACCAGAGAAGAAGCTACCAGTGCTCATTCCCCATTTGAAAGTGAGATAAGCGAAGGATATGTAGTGGAAGAAGATGGTAAGGAAATCAATACAGCTCAATCCGAAGAAACAAAGGTCACTATGGTAAATGGTTCACCTTCGGAAACAAGTTCTACAGAGGAGCTTGAAAAGACTATGAgttctgatgaagaaaatataacCGAGGGCGTAAATCATGAAGAACCATCTGTTACATCAATATCAGAGTCTGTTGAGTGTAGGGACGAAAATAATCAAGTAGAAGAAGCCGAACTGGAGTACGAAACCAGAGCTGAAAAACAgatggaagaagaaatcttAAAGGATGACCAAGTCCTCTCTGATGTGGAGTAG
- the MPH1 gene encoding 3'-5' DNA helicase (similar to Saccharomyces cerevisiae MPH1 (YIR002C); ancestral locus Anc_7.153), producing the protein MPDADDDFNDLEDDDLLDALYQKNINKTVTETRVRRSLPVQRDLTNQILPGQRTFYEEIQREVTFGPTHHAFNEEELPIYIYPTNYEVREYQFDIVRKALYTNVLCAIPTGMGKTFIASTVMLNYFRWTKTAKIIFMAPTRPLVAQQIKACLGITGIPSNETAILLDKTRKNREEIWKMKRVFFTTPQVVENDLKRGVLNPKDIVCLVIDEAHRATGSYAYTNVVKFMDRFVSSYRILALTATPGAALENVQEVINNLNISKIEIRTEESMDIAKYMKHREKEQIQVALSAEIEEILEQLGIAILPVLNQAVELGIYEECHPSRINAFKAMQLSQKIIANPSIPEGIKWRNFFILQLLNHFGQMMKRIKIYGIRTFYSYFQNKYKEFTTKFNLGKSTNKIAAGFYFHPILKNVMKQCDKYLNDPQFLGHDKLQHVRDQLETFLVTGRSDSRVIIFTELRESALEIVKCVDSMNKNSIRPHIFIGQARGKEDFDEVSFTRKHQPKGRKKGDKLKRKEEEEILQIAKKRKKEQEKLEREGRRTGSSEDAQINGMSQKQQKEVIQQFKNGDFNVLVCTSIGEEGLDIGEVDLIICYDTTSSPIKNIQRMGRTGRKREGHILLLFSSNESYKFEQAMTDYSNLQKLISQEYVECKPSDRILPTDRVPECHKTFIAVNEEDEELTRMDDTDEVIRYATQCMLGKKTRPKKKATNGKQKTVKQFFMPDNVEVGIISADQLVNKFTEAKSGEKIKIPKKIESRKRKKPLKALDDLENDSLESSGDELDDIKKPRIEMVQPQITNQKAEKNLQTELKISVKKESPISSRNIPIEPSLFKNPVKTEPKPYIEENPIISANDKIDKNFYSSNEGLLNEEEKSYFKQYYVPEDAVSMELAPNFNQWTESGSISHTLLNQNVITTFKSLKNNDKSKIIEMNRMKCIVRNMQNKNARPTKQTKSDINTKIEDSSKNLLPGQKEVNNSSPSTNKELLNDILESDSDFE; encoded by the coding sequence ATGCCAGATGCCGACGATGATTTTAACGATTTAGAAGATGACGACCTATTGGATGCTCTAtatcaaaagaatataaataaaactGTTACGGAGACCAGAGTACGAAGGTCACTTCCAGTACAAAGAGATCTTACGAATCAGATATTGCCTGGTCAGAGAACCTTTTACGAAGAGATACAGAGAGAAGTTACATTTGGTCCTACACATCATGCATTTAACGAGGAAGAGCTGCCGATATACATATATCCAACTAACTACGAAGTGAGAGAGTATCAATTTGACATTGTACGAAAAGCGCTCTATACTAATGTATTATGTGCAATTCCCACTGGTATGGGTAAGACATTCATTGCTAGTACTGTAATGCTCAATTATTTTAGGTGGACAAAGACAGcaaaaatcattttcatggCACCGACAAGACCCTTGGTTGCACAACAAATCAAAGCATGTTTAGGTATAACTGGTATACCAAGCAATGAAACAGCTATCTTATTAGATAAAACTCGTAAAAATAGAGAAGagatttggaaaatgaaaagagtTTTCTTTACAACTCCTCAAGTGGTCGAAAATGACTTGAAAAGAGGTGTTCTAAATCCCAAAGATATTGTATGTTTGGTTATAGATGAAGCTCACAGAGCGACAGGCTCGTATGCATACACCAATGTGGTTAAATTCATGGATAGATTTGTCAGTTCATATAGGATACTTGCATTGACTGCTACGCCAGGTGCTGCATTAGAAAATGTACAGGAAGTAATAAACAATCTCAACATATCGAAGATTGAAATTAGAACCGAAGAAAGTATGGATATTGCCAAGTATATGAAGCACagagaaaaagaacaaatacAAGTAGCATTATCAGCTGAAATCGAAGAAATACTTGAACAACTAGGTATTGCGATCCTACCAGTACTCAATCAGGCCGTAGAGCTAGGAATATATGAAGAATGCCATCCATCACGAATCAATGCTTTCAAAGCCATGCAATTAAGTCAGAAAATTATTGCTAACCCCTCTATTCCTGAAGGTATCAAAtggagaaattttttcattcttcaaTTATTGAACCATTTTGGccaaatgatgaaaagaatcaaaatttatgGAATAAGAACGTTTTACagttattttcaaaataagtATAAAGAATTCACTACAAAGTTTAATTTAGGAAAATCGACAAATAAAATAGCTGCCGGCTTTTATTTCCATCccatattgaaaaatgtaaTGAAACAATGTGACAAGTATCTAAATGATCCGCAGTTCTTAGGTCATGATAAACTGCAACATGTAAGAGACCAACTTGAGACTTTTTTGGTAACTGGCCGCTCTGATTCAAGAGTCATCATATTTACTGAATTGAGGGAGAGTGCACTGGAAATAGTTAAATGTGTTGATTCCATGAACAAGAACTCTATACGGCCtcatattttcattggtcAAGCTAGAGGTAAAGAAGACTTTGATGAGGTATCCTTCACAAGAAAGCATCAGCCAAAAGGTAGGAAAAAGGGAGATaagttgaaaagaaaagaagaggaggaaATCTTACAGATTGCAAAGAAACGAAAGAAGGAACAGGAGAAGTTAGAAAGGGAGGGTAGGCGTACGGGCAGTTCAGAGGACGCTCAGATTAACGGTATGAGCCAAAAGCAGCAAAAAGAAGTTATTCAGCAGTTCAAGAATGGTGATTTCAACGTTCTTGTTTGTACATCAATTGGTGAAGAAGGTTTAGATATTGGTGAAGTTGATTTGATTATATGCTATGACACTACTAGCAGCccaatcaaaaatatccAGCGAATGGGTAGAACTGGTagaaaaagagaaggaCATATCCTTTTGTTATTTAGTAGCAACGAATCTTACAAGTTTGAACAGGCGATGACGGACTACAGCAATCTCCAAAAATTAATCTCACAAGAATATGTTGAATGCAAACCGTCAGATAGAATACTCCCGACTGATAGAGTTCCAGAATGTCACAAAACTTTTATCGCGGTCAATGAGGAAGACGAAGAACTGACCCGTATGGATGATACCGATGAAGTAATTCGTTACGCAACCCAATGCATGCTTGGTAAAAAGACTAGGCCAAAAAAGAAAGCCACAAACGGCAAGCAAAAGACAGTCAAGCAGTTCTTCATGCCAGACAATGTTGAAGTTGGAATAATTTCAGCAGATCAATTGGTCAATAAATTTACTGAGGCAAAAAGTGGTGAGAAAATTAAGataccaaaaaaaatagagaGTAGAAAACGAAAAAAACCATTGAAAGCATTGGATGATCTAGAAAATGACTCACTCGAGTCTTCAGGAGATGAATTGgatgatattaaaaaacCACGTATTGAAATGGTTCAGCCACAGATAACTAATCAAAAAGCTGAGAAAAACTTACAAACtgaattaaaaatatcGGTAAAAAAAGAGTCACCTATCTCTAGCAGAAATATCCCAATTGAACCATCGTTATTCAAAAATCCAGTCAAAACGGAACCAAAGCCAtacattgaagaaaatccCATTATCAGCGCCAATGATAAGATTGATAAAAACTTCTATTCGTCGAACGAAGGCCTTTTaaatgaggaagaaaagTCATACTTCAAACAGTACTACGTTCCAGAGGATGCAGTTTCGATGGAACTCGCACCAAACTTCAATCAATGGACTGAGTCAGGTAGTATTTCACATACGTTACTCAATCAGAATGTTATTACTACGTTCAAGTCtctcaaaaataatgacaaaAGTAAAATAATTGAGATGAACAGGATGAAATGTATTGTTAGAAATAtgcaaaataaaaatgctAGACCTACCAAACAGACAAAATCTGATATCAATactaaaattgaagattcaTCTAAGAATTTACTTCCAGGACAAAAAGAAGTAAACAATTCAAGTCCTTCAACTAATAAAGaacttttgaatgatattttaGAGTCAGATTCGGATTTCGAGTAG
- the NAS2 gene encoding Nas2p (similar to Saccharomyces cerevisiae NAS2 (YIL007C); ancestral locus Anc_7.130) translates to MTTPSELLSNVRLNPTITNRVSSLKSLSLNEVIILKDDIESELNNSINLLQSFNVDMHSSLVTPEGFPREDIDVLQVRMLRRNINMLRNDLTNVINYSHTLLSTHFNNDANNRSTIPLENGVDYRIPFAFFSEIVSNSPTEIAGIKDNDKLVSISNIHAANHDGLKNIQALIIKNENNSIPLRILRNDQEFLELNLVPDRSWGGRGLLGCKLQEL, encoded by the coding sequence ATGACAACTCCAAGTGAACTTCTATCTAACGTCAGATTAAATCCTACCATTACTAATAGGGtatcttcattaaaatcattatctttgaatgaggtcatcattttgaaagatgatATAGAATCAGAGTTGAACAATTCGATCAACTTATTACAATCCTTCAATGTTGATATGCATTCATCCCTTGTTACTCCAGAGGGTTTCCCAAGAGAGGATATCGATGTCTTACAGGTAAGAATGCTGAGAAGAAACATTAACATGTTACGAAACGATCTTACTAACGTAATCAATTACTCCCACACTTTACTATCCACCCACTTTAATAATGATGCTAATAACAGAAGTACAATTCCACTAGAAAATGGGGTGGATTATAGAATTCCCTTCGCTTTTTTCTCTGAAATTGTATCAAATAGCCCCACTGAAATTGCAGGGattaaagataatgataaattggtttcgatttcaaatattcatgCAGCAAATCACGATGgattaaaaaatattcaagctttaattattaaaaatgaaaataattcaattccCTTAAGGATACTAAGAAATGATCAGGAATTTTTAGAACTAAATTTAGTTCCTGATAGATCCTGGGGAGGAAGAGGTTTACTTGGTTGTAAGTTACAAGAattgtaa
- the KAFR0K01100 gene encoding uncharacterized protein (similar to Saccharomyces cerevisiae YEL007W; ancestral locus Anc_7.132) — translation MDIKPTFRGYIKDEKDALLIFQAIVENKLKHVPRRPYEIERPYLIVSGNIFVFIEEISGIKRWTDGINWSPSRISGKFLLYKELDRTFPNYSLYSKSAIPRINVPSITNTNCTNPSSGSSSSSNNTSNADISGHQKNDSTDNNVDMNPKISFPYPNLQVKYTGFIKKTISLKYKNPSSISAPIQNLHIVSYYLEDDINFSRLPTPSESLFFANISASKELVEALENSNLGNGRSSSTRNANPPFFKSSNNDKKTTSMISNETILPPRNPVRPINNSTNTLSQTFNYQTNFMQHPPQYHQPIIANSTNTYEYQYPSFTTHSSTSITGSQNFPLTYIQPQQPNHTIISPASNYQVDYRTSLQNNTQHSTSSNNNISTNTYLPTLSVGSNPNGDNLVNNSNHPMLSNKPLHPNYISPNNHIPHSQSTSLQSKMITQPMNMPYYGQNPVISSTFLYNSNNNNSSNISSTSTTASAVHLPSIMSNQNYSDGTNNLPVFSNHSSRPSSILLTQSAPSTPHSMPQQYQKPFALKQPISQLTQRNSALSASNTSTETNNGGNDKPANFFSLDKNNNGDKNKQ, via the coding sequence ATGGACATTAAACCAACCTTTAGGGGCTATATCAAAGATGAAAAGGATGCTCtgttaatttttcaagctATTGTAGAAAATAAACTGAAACATGTTCCTAGAAGGCCctatgaaattgaaagacCATATTTAATTGTTTCTGGGAACatttttgtatttattgaagaaatttcagGAATAAAAAGATGGACAGATGGTATCAATTGGTCTCCATCAAGAATATCTGGTAAATTTCTCTTATACAAAGAATTGGATAGAACTTTCCCAAATTATTCCCTTTATTCAAAATCGGCCATTCCAAGAATAAATGTACCCTCAATAACAAATACTAACTGTACCAATCCCAGTAGTGGTAGCAGCAGTAGTAGTAACAATACTAGTAACGCTGATATATCTGGCCACCAAAAAAATGACTCAACTGATAATAACGTCGATATGAATcccaaaatttcttttccttatCCAAATCTTCAAGTTAAATATACCGGTTTCATTAAGAAgacaatttcattaaaatataaaaatccTTCTTCTATCAGTGCGCCCATTCAAAATCTCCATATTGTCTCATATTAtcttgaagatgatatCAACTTCAGTAGATTACCAACACCAAGTGAATCGCTATTTTTCGCAAACATTTCAGCATCAAAAGAATTAGTTGAAGCTTTAGAAAATAGTAACCTCGGAAATGGAAGAAGTTCATCAACTAGAAATGCTAACCCACCGTTTTTTAAATCAAGTAATAATGACAAAAAAACGACATCAATGATAAGTAATGAAACAATACTACCTCCAAGAAATCCTGTCCGACCAATTAATAATAGTACAAATACTTTATCACAGACGTTTAATTATCAAACAAATTTTATGCAACATCCTCCACAGTATCATCAACCTATAATTGCGAATTCCACAAATACCTACGAATATCAATATCCATCTTTCACCACTCATTCATCAACATCCATTACAGGGagtcaaaattttccattaaCTTATATACAACCGCAGCAACCTAATCATACAATAATTTCGCCTGCAAGTAACTATCAAGTTGACTATAGAACATCACTGCAAAATAATACCCAGCATAGTACCAgcagtaataataatatcagCACTAATACCTACCTACCCACTCTATCGGTTGGTTCGAATCCTAATGGTGATAACCttgtaaataattcaaatcaCCCGATGCTCAGTAATAAACCATTACACCCAAACTATATCTCACCTAATAATCACATACCTCATTCGCAATCAACTTCTTTGCAAAGTAAAATGATTACGCAACCCATGAATATGCCATATTATGGCCAAAATCCAGTAATTTCAAGTACGTTCCTGTATAATtccaataacaataatagcAGTAATATTTCTAGTACAAGTACTACCGCATCTGCAGTTCACCTTCCCAGCATCATgtcaaatcaaaattattccGATGGCACTAATAATCTTCCTGTTTTTTCAAACCATAGTTCAAGACCGTCAAGTATCTTATTAACCCAATCTGCACCAAGTACACCTCATTCAATGCCTcaacaatatcaaaaacCATTTGCCTTGAAACAACCCATCTCTCAATTAACTCAAAGAAATTCGGCATTGTCAGCTAGCAATACTTCAACAGAAACTAATAATGGTGGCAATGATAAGCcagcaaattttttttctttagataaaaataataatggcGACAAAAACAAACAGTAA
- the YIA6 gene encoding NAD+ transporter (similar to Saccharomyces cerevisiae YEA6 (YEL006W) and YIA6 (YIL006W); ancestral locus Anc_7.133), which translates to MLKAGGRDNDDGSDEKHSIEEATQNAKMKNQFSQYKGHYLSHNDSTVTATAGALAGFISGLLVCPLDVAKTRLQAQGLQVSENSYYRGTFGTISTIVRDEGIFGLYKGIVPIVLGYFPSWMIYFSVYEFSKDIYPKFFPHWDFLSHSCSAITAGAVSTTIMNPIWVVKTRLMLQSNFSPFPTHYNGTFDAFKKIISQEGVRVLYTGLVPSLFGLSHVAIHFPIYEKLKVKLHCQKTSTEIDGTRKTTINLKNLICASSASKMIASLITYPHEILRTRMQVKSDLPSIVHHKLLPIIRSTYLNEGVAGFYSGFTANLLRTVPASAITLVSFEYIKSSFK; encoded by the coding sequence ATGCTTAAGGCAGGTGGAAGGGACAATGATGACGGTAGTGATGAGAAGCACTCGATAGAGGAAGCAACACAGAATGCtaagatgaaaaatcagTTTTCTCAATATAAAGGACATTATCTGAGTCATAATGACAGTACAGTAACAGCAACTGCTGGTGCATTGGCTGGGTTCATTTCTGGTTTACTGGTATGTCCCCTAGATGTCGCGAAAACAAGATTACAGGCTCAAGGTCTTCAAGTATCTGAGAATTCTTATTACAGAGGAACTTTTGGTACGATATCTACAATCGTACGAGATGAAGGCATATTCGGATTGTATAAAGGAATAGTTCCCATTGTACTTGGATATTTCCCATCATGgatgatatatttttcagtatATGAATTCTCAAAAGATATTTATCCAAAATTCTTCCCACATTGGGATTTTTTGTCACATTCTTGTTCTGCTATCACCGCTGGTGCTGTATCTACAACAATAATGAATCCTATATGGGTTGTGAAGACAAGACTCATGttacaatcaaatttcagCCCGTTTCCCACGCACTACAATGGAACTTTCGAtgctttcaagaaaattatttccCAGGAAGGGGTCAGAGTTCTCTACACTGGACTCGTTCCATCCTTATTCGGACTAAGTCATGTTGCAATacattttccaatttatgagaaattgaaagttaaGTTGCATTGTCAGAAGACTTCAACAGAGATTGATGGTACCAGAAAGACAACaatcaatttaaaaaatttaatatgtGCTTCATCCGCTTCCAAAATGATTGCCTCTCTAATAACTTATCCACATGAAATACTAAGAACGAGGATGCAGGTTAAATCCGATTTGCCATCTATCGTTCATCATAAATTACTGCCTATCATAAGATCAACCTACTTGAATGAAGGAGTGGCGGGGTTTTATTCAGGGTTTACGGCTAATTTATTGCGTACCGTCCCTGCATCCGCCATTACTCTAGTGTCATTTGAATACATTAAAAGctctttcaaataa